Proteins encoded in a region of the Quercus lobata isolate SW786 chromosome 8, ValleyOak3.0 Primary Assembly, whole genome shotgun sequence genome:
- the LOC115954695 gene encoding uncharacterized protein LOC115954695 → MRSIPLGVSVSPTSTFVNSSKTTSSCLTFKKKPQKQNPSFFSTPRAHHHRSSHEFSPFCPSKSGVCRASQVVDLFPTVSPGIVVREARLEDCWEVAETHCSSFFPEYNFPLDFVLRLDRLVAMLAGLSVPDGCRRTCLVAVLGSSTDETFLFGPEDFKIGSFDGKFSLNRGYVAGILTIDTVADFLPRKGRLRQRRTGIAYISNVAVRERFRRKGIAKKLIAKAEAQARSWGCRAIALHCDLNNPGATKLYKGQGFRSIKVPEGANWPQPKTSPDVRFSFMMKLLNTSAAAQIRHEHVIS, encoded by the exons ATGCGGAGCATACCACTTGGCGTCTCAGTGTCCCCAACCTCAACCTTTGTAAACTCATCTAAAACCACCTCTTCTTGTCTTACTTTCAAGAAGAAgccacaaaaacaaaacccatctTTCTTTTCCACTCCAAGGGCTCATCATCATCGCTCCTCTCATGAATTCTCTCCCTTTTGTCCCTCCAAATCTG GAGTTTGCCGAGCGAGTCAAGTGGTTGATTTATTTCCCACTGTGTCTCCTGGAATTGTTGTTAGGGAGGCCAGGTTAGAGGACTGTTGGGAAGTGGCTGAGACCCACTGCAGCTCTTTCTTCCCTGAATACAACTTCCCATTAGATTTTGTGCTGAGGCTTGATAGGCTGGTGGCAATGCTAGCAGGATTGTCTGTACCTGATGGTTGCAGGAGAACTTGTTTGGTTGCTGTACTTGGTAGTTCTACTGATGAAACCTTCCTTTTTGGACCCGAAGATTTCAAAATTGGTAGTTTTGATGGGAAATTCAGTCTCAATAGGGGGTATGTGGCtggaattttaacaattgataCTGTGGCTGATTTCCTTCCAAGGAAAGGACGACTCCGGCAGAGAAG GACTGGAATTGCATATATATCAAATGTTGCTGTTCGGGAGAGATTCCGACGCAAAGGAATAGCTAAAAAGCTCATAGCAAAAGCTGAGGCTCAAGCCAGGAGCTGGGGCTGCCGTGCCATTGCATTGCACTGTGACTTAAACAATCCTGGGGCTACAAAGTTGTATAAAGGCCAGGGTTTCAGATCTATTAAGGTGCCAGAAGGAGCAAACTGGCCCCAACCCAAGACCTCTCCAGATGTTAGGTTCAGCTTCATGATGAAGCTTCTTAACACGTCAGCTGCAGCACAGATTCGCCATGAGCATGTGATAAGTTAG